A stretch of the Nyctibius grandis isolate bNycGra1 chromosome 13, bNycGra1.pri, whole genome shotgun sequence genome encodes the following:
- the RPL36A gene encoding large ribosomal subunit protein eL42 — protein sequence MVNVPKTRRTYCKKCGKHQPHKVTQYKKGKDSLYAQGKRRYDRKQSGYGGQTKPIFRKKAKTTKKIVLRLECVEPNCRSKRMLAIKRCKHFELGGDKKRKGQVIQF from the exons ATG gtgaacGTCCCGAAAACCCGTCGGACCTACTGCAAGAAATGCGGCAAGCACCAGCCGCACAAAGTCACCCAGTACAAGAAGGGGAAGGACTCCCTCTACGCCCAGG GAAAAAGACGCTACGATAGGAAGCAAAGTGGCTATGGGGGCCAGACAAAGCCCATCTTCCGTAAGAAG GCTAAGACCACGAAGAAGATTGTGCTGAGGCTGGAGTGTGTGGAGCCCAATTGCAGGTCCAAGAGGATGCTGGCGATTAAAAGGTGCAAGCACTTTGAACTGGGAGgagacaagaaaagaaag GGCCAGGTGATCCAGTTCTAA
- the GLA gene encoding alpha-galactosidase A: protein MAAAAVRRALRWALAAAALAAALALDNGLARTPSMGWLHWERFLCVTDCAAEPHRCVSEQLFVEMADVMAAEGWRDAGYEFVCIDDCWMAPTRDEHGRLQADPKRFPSGIRKLADYVHSKGLKLGIYSDVGNKTCAGFPGSYNYYDLDAQTFASWGVDLLKFDGCNSGTLELLAEGYRHMSLALNKTGRSIVYSCEWPFYLRPVQQPNYTEIKQYCNHWRNFFDVYDSWSSIKSILDWTALHQDSIVKIAGPGGWNDPDMLVIGNFGLSWDQAVTQMAMWAIMAAPLFMSNDLRHISPEAKWLLQNKEVIAINQDPLGKQGYQITKDKNFQLWERPLAGRAYAVAVLNQQEIGGPQNFTFSLTFLGNGLACNPACSVRQVLPASRDWGVYSWVSSLSVEVNPTGTVLLKVVAL, encoded by the exons atggcggcggcggcggtgcggCGGGCGCTGCGCTGGGccctggcggcggcggcgctggcggcGGCGCTGGCGCTGGACAACGGGCTAGCGCGGACGCCGTCGATGGGCTGGCTGCACTGGGAGCGCTTCCTCTGCGTCACCGACTGCGCCGCCGAGCCGCACCGCTGTGTCAG CGAGCAGCTCTTCGTGGAGATGGCGGACGTGATGGCTGCCGAGGGCTGGAGGGACGCGGGCTACGAGTTCGTCTGCATTGACGACTGCTGGATGGCCCCGACGCGGGACGAGCACGGCAGGCTCCAGGCTGACCCGAAACGGTTCCCCAGCGGGATCCGCAAGCTGGCCGACTAC GTCCACTCCAAGGGGCTGAAGCTGGGAATCTACAGCGATGTCGGGAACAAGACGTGTGCTGGCTTCCCTGGCAGCTACAACTACTATGACCTGGACGCCCAAACGTTCGCCTCCTGGGGCGTGGACCTGCTGAAGTTTGACGGCTGCAACTCTGGCAcgctggagctgctggcagaaG GTTACAGGCACATGTCTCTGGCCCTGAACAAGACTGGAAGGAGCATTGTGTACTCCTGTGAATGGCCTTTCTACTTGAGGCCTGTGCAGCAG CCCAATTACACGGAGATCAAACAGTACTGCAATCACTGGAGGAACTTTTTTGATGTCTATGATTCCTGGAGCAGCATCAAGAGTATCTTGGACTGGACAGCACTTCACCAGGACAGCATTGTGAAGATAGCTGGGCCAGGGGGCTGGAATGATCCTGACATG CTGGTGATTGGAAACTTTGGGCTGAGCTGGGACCAGGCGGTGACACAGATGGCAATGTGGGCTATTATGGCAGCTCCCCTCTTCATGTCCAACGACCTGCGGCACATTAGTCCTGAGGCCAAGTGGCTGCTCCAGAACAAAGAGGTGATCGCCATCAACCAGGATCCACTGGGCAAGCAGGGATACCAGATCACCAAG GACAAGAACTTTCAGCTGTGGGAGCGGCCCCTGGCTGGCCGAGCCTACGCTGTGGCAGTGCTGAACCAGCAGGAGATTGGGGGACCCCAGAActtcaccttctccctcacctTCCTCGGCAACGGGCTGGCCTGCAACCCAGCGTGCTCCGTCCGGCAGGTCCTGCCAGCCAGCAGGGACTGGGGGGTTTACAGCTGGGTCTCTTCCCTGAGCGTGGAGGTGAACCCAACCGGCACCGTGCTGCTGAAGGTGGTGGCACTATAG